One window of the Triticum dicoccoides isolate Atlit2015 ecotype Zavitan chromosome 3B, WEW_v2.0, whole genome shotgun sequence genome contains the following:
- the LOC119279566 gene encoding formin-like protein 5, giving the protein MPTAREPHAPEPPTPIPSPPTSCPGPDPPPPRRRAISLAPPPPCNLPGSPAAARPPRNPHHRASYCRIPPRRTPARGSALQPLPPRTPPRSLAACPRSSPIAAESIHCSAHRPARPLEPLACRQLVAQRRPTHPSTIVGDQGDRPAPLGAAATSCRSLTRPLKHLAHRLFCLGCCFPRFLSLARRPTLFVAPRSCLPGGSSRSSRDRSRSPAARMDEDRDVGSRDRKRD; this is encoded by the exons AACCACCCACCCCTATCCCATCACCACCAACTTCCTGCCCCGGCCCAGATCcccctcccccgcgccgccgcgcgATCTCCCTGGCTCCCCCGCCGCCTTGCAACCTTCCCGGATCCCCCGCCGCCGCGCGACCTCCCCGGAACCCGCACCACCGGGCCTCCTACTGTCGGATCCCACCCCGCCGGACCCCTGCGCGCGGCTCTGCGCTACAACCGCTGCCGCCGAGGACCCCCCCGCGGTCCTTGGCCGCCTGCCCACGTAGTTCGCCGATTGCCGCAGAGTCGATACACTGCTCCGCCCATCGTCCCGCCCGACCACTTGAGCCATTGGCGTGCCGTCAGCTGGTCGCCCAGCGCCGCCCTACACACCCAAGCACTATCGTGGGCGACCAGGGTGATCGACCAGCGCCACTGGGGGCTGCAGCTACCTCCTGCCGCAGCCTCACGCGGCCGCTAAAGCACCTTGCTCACCGATTATTTTGTCTCGGTTGCTGCTTTCCAAGATTCCTCTCGCTCGCTCGCAG GCCAACGCTCTTTGTGGCACCGCGGAGCTGTTTGCCTGGCGGGTCGAGCAGGTCGTCAAGGGACCGCTCGAGGTCGCCGGCCGCAAGGATGGACGAAGACAGAGACGTAGGTAGCAGGGACAGGAAGCGCGACTGA